The following are from one region of the Segatella oris genome:
- a CDS encoding N-acetylmuramoyl-L-alanine amidase, translating into MSKPMQYLVIHCTATPEGREVSADEIRRWHTAPPPAGRGWKQVGYTDMVHLDGSVERLVNNNEDAQVDSWEVTNGAAGYNSVSRHIVYVGGCDKAGKPKDTRTEAQREALKRYVEDFHARFPQIHIVGHHELNPGKACPSFDVPTWLRSIGIRQV; encoded by the coding sequence ATGAGCAAGCCAATGCAATATCTCGTTATCCACTGCACGGCCACCCCCGAGGGGCGTGAGGTGAGCGCGGACGAAATACGCCGCTGGCACACTGCGCCCCCTCCTGCAGGCCGTGGTTGGAAGCAGGTAGGCTATACAGACATGGTGCACTTGGACGGAAGCGTGGAGCGACTCGTTAATAACAATGAGGACGCACAGGTGGACTCATGGGAGGTGACCAACGGTGCTGCAGGCTATAACAGCGTGAGCCGACATATTGTATATGTGGGGGGCTGCGACAAAGCCGGGAAGCCGAAAGATACGCGCACCGAGGCGCAGCGCGAAGCGTTGAAACGCTATGTGGAGGACTTCCACGCGCGGTTCCCGCAGATCCATATCGTGGGGCATCATGAATTGAATCCCGGCAAAGCATGTCCGAGTTTCGATGTTCCAACTTGGCTGCGCTCGATAGGCATCCGACAAGTTTAA
- a CDS encoding phage tail tube protein has translation MAKSVLDGTNLILSVDGKALGFSTGCKVSTSTETGERVTKEAASGKWKEKYVKSFSESISADGCVLTDGDDDTPTYDQLKEKMLKGEPVDAAYGLRDGDKRTGKAAGGYKGKYIITSLELDGQAGDDGKYSLNLENCGKVEKQGNGLTEATTPKQGGGGHS, from the coding sequence ATGGCAAAAAGTGTTTTAGACGGAACCAACCTCATCCTGAGCGTTGACGGCAAGGCCCTCGGTTTCTCAACGGGCTGTAAGGTCAGTACATCTACGGAAACCGGTGAGCGCGTGACCAAGGAAGCCGCAAGCGGCAAGTGGAAGGAAAAGTATGTAAAGAGCTTTTCGGAGAGCATCTCTGCTGACGGTTGTGTGTTGACCGATGGTGATGATGATACGCCAACTTATGATCAGCTCAAAGAAAAAATGCTGAAAGGCGAGCCCGTCGATGCTGCCTACGGTCTGCGCGACGGTGACAAGCGTACAGGTAAGGCAGCCGGTGGCTACAAGGGTAAGTACATCATCACTTCACTGGAACTTGACGGTCAGGCCGGAGATGACGGCAAGTACAGTCTGAACTTGGAGAACTGCGGAAAGGTGGAGAAACAAGGGAATGGGCTGACAGAAGCAACGACACCCAAGCAGGGTGGCGGCGGCCATTCATAA
- a CDS encoding phage tail tape measure protein → MAKAVEFQIKLKSDDGSVLKKLTVEATNFEDVLSDIGEQAKRSGEQLKTLAAKSLVFDNTIRSLDQLRSMLTGIAEPFNSFETAMQGANTMAGKSGKDFDDLTDKIVGLSKNIPLAREELANGLYQTISNGVPEDNWITFLEKSSKAAVGGIADLGQTVTVTSTLIKNYGLSWDAAGDIQDKIQMTAKNGVTSFEQLGQALPRVSGSAAQLGVTMDELMAVFATTTGVTGNTAEVSTQLAAVLNALIKPSSEATQAANAMGIGFNAASVKAAGGLENFLQGLDASISEYSARTGQLKETIYGQLFGSAEALRVLGALTGEQKDKFSENIQAMSDSAGTIDEAFERMSSTGESTNQMFKNQLQSMLDWAGSIASSSAPYMEFLANTGLAIMSLSQLRTGVMAVIGGLKAMRLATLAQAAVSKVVAIASNAWKVAQIALNAVLMANPVGIIVMAIAGLIFILYEAYNHCETFRNICDQVWSVIKDLAAIVWDALVKAFEKASQVVKTAWEWVKKFLGIGDGDTKGIEKKTKAVKENTRAQEANVIAALKANKAQNGKSGSKGTGKKKGEGDKYSGKHLIEGASSYKELGNNIQYYQNKLETTKGTETKLMALYAEKIAKLQKQQDLLKQIEAHAQRPKELETLEDINAEISYQQALREKAGKSSLAGIDKEINRLNDLKTAFERNAHVDIGIDKITTYKQLEEELQYYNDLLKTATDTERVEIQKQINALGDLKKKWDETLAGLKAPEDISRLNTIEKLDEAITYYQAKQKKASGEEISTIGEVIVALEQKREALNRMTRLPEMHAETAKLNGMDAKELKLELKVMGLDGVKKRIKELQDMLRDTKNPLDKSQRGEVEKLVGSYKKYEKVLRKSDASFENLWGNTKGVAGGISSMTNALEGGRNAWETLAGVVDGAIQIFQGIAGVVDLIKAMTVTTQMSSAASQVKTAATTSETAATATHTAATAADTAATITNTAAKSGEAIASATASGASMPFPYNLIAIAAGVAAVVAALASVSGAFANGGIVGGSSPSGDKLLARVNSGEMILNGAQQSRLFNFINGVTPFADGGIVYGPTLSIMGEYAGARSNPEVIAPLNKLKSLIGGESNGGGRLEARLRGRDLVLALANETRISRRKTNIKL, encoded by the coding sequence ATGGCAAAAGCTGTAGAATTTCAGATTAAGCTGAAGAGTGACGATGGTAGTGTCCTCAAAAAGCTGACTGTTGAAGCAACGAATTTTGAAGATGTGCTGTCAGATATCGGCGAACAGGCAAAACGGAGTGGTGAACAGCTCAAGACACTGGCTGCTAAGAGTCTTGTCTTTGACAATACCATTCGCTCTCTTGATCAGTTACGTAGTATGCTGACAGGTATTGCCGAACCCTTTAACAGTTTCGAGACTGCAATGCAGGGCGCTAATACTATGGCAGGGAAGAGTGGTAAGGATTTTGATGACCTTACCGATAAAATCGTAGGCCTAAGCAAGAATATACCATTAGCACGAGAAGAATTGGCTAATGGTCTTTATCAAACCATTTCAAATGGTGTCCCCGAGGATAACTGGATAACTTTTTTGGAGAAATCAAGTAAGGCAGCTGTCGGTGGTATTGCTGACCTTGGGCAAACCGTAACCGTTACTTCTACACTCATCAAGAACTATGGTCTGAGCTGGGATGCTGCCGGCGATATCCAAGATAAAATACAGATGACAGCCAAGAACGGTGTAACAAGTTTTGAACAATTAGGCCAGGCTCTGCCCCGCGTGAGTGGAAGTGCCGCCCAGCTGGGAGTTACGATGGATGAGTTGATGGCCGTGTTTGCAACGACGACTGGCGTAACAGGAAATACAGCAGAGGTCTCTACGCAGTTGGCAGCAGTTTTGAATGCACTTATAAAACCTTCGAGTGAAGCTACACAGGCTGCCAACGCCATGGGAATAGGTTTCAATGCTGCAAGTGTGAAAGCTGCAGGAGGTCTTGAAAATTTCCTGCAAGGCTTGGATGCAAGCATTTCGGAATATTCTGCGAGAACCGGGCAGTTGAAAGAGACCATCTACGGTCAGCTGTTTGGCAGTGCAGAGGCTTTACGCGTACTGGGGGCTCTGACGGGTGAACAGAAAGATAAGTTTTCGGAGAATATTCAAGCCATGAGTGACTCTGCGGGTACTATTGATGAAGCCTTTGAGCGTATGTCGAGTACAGGTGAGAGTACAAACCAGATGTTTAAGAACCAGTTACAATCGATGTTGGACTGGGCCGGTAGTATTGCAAGCAGTTCTGCTCCTTACATGGAGTTTCTTGCTAATACAGGGCTGGCTATCATGAGTCTGTCGCAATTGAGGACTGGTGTAATGGCCGTGATAGGCGGATTAAAAGCCATGCGCCTTGCTACGCTTGCGCAGGCTGCCGTATCTAAAGTTGTTGCCATAGCCTCCAATGCATGGAAAGTGGCACAGATAGCCTTGAATGCCGTATTGATGGCAAACCCTGTAGGAATCATTGTAATGGCCATAGCGGGGTTGATATTTATCTTGTATGAAGCTTATAATCACTGTGAGACTTTTCGAAATATCTGTGATCAAGTGTGGAGTGTCATCAAAGACTTGGCAGCTATTGTGTGGGATGCTTTGGTAAAAGCTTTTGAAAAGGCAAGTCAGGTTGTCAAGACCGCTTGGGAATGGGTAAAGAAATTCCTTGGCATCGGTGATGGAGACACAAAAGGTATTGAAAAGAAAACGAAAGCCGTCAAAGAGAATACCAGGGCCCAGGAAGCAAACGTTATTGCTGCTCTGAAAGCTAACAAGGCGCAGAACGGCAAAAGCGGCAGTAAGGGTACAGGTAAAAAGAAGGGGGAAGGCGATAAATATAGTGGAAAGCATCTGATAGAAGGCGCGAGCAGCTATAAGGAACTTGGCAATAATATCCAATACTATCAGAACAAACTTGAAACCACTAAGGGTACCGAAACAAAGCTTATGGCCTTATATGCCGAGAAGATAGCCAAACTTCAGAAGCAGCAGGATTTATTGAAACAGATAGAGGCACATGCACAACGTCCTAAGGAATTGGAAACCCTGGAGGATATCAATGCAGAAATATCTTATCAGCAGGCCCTGCGTGAGAAAGCCGGTAAAAGTTCTTTGGCGGGGATAGATAAGGAAATTAATCGTTTGAACGACCTTAAAACGGCATTTGAACGGAATGCACATGTTGATATAGGGATAGACAAGATTACCACCTACAAGCAGTTAGAAGAAGAACTACAATATTACAATGATTTGCTCAAGACGGCCACGGACACCGAGCGTGTGGAAATACAGAAGCAGATTAATGCCCTTGGTGACCTGAAGAAGAAGTGGGACGAAACCCTTGCCGGTCTGAAGGCTCCGGAGGATATCAGCCGCTTGAACACGATAGAGAAGCTCGACGAAGCTATCACCTACTATCAGGCAAAGCAGAAGAAGGCCTCGGGAGAAGAAATCAGCACTATTGGTGAGGTCATTGTGGCGTTGGAGCAGAAACGGGAGGCACTGAACCGCATGACACGCCTGCCTGAAATGCATGCCGAAACCGCAAAGCTGAACGGCATGGACGCAAAAGAGTTGAAATTGGAACTCAAGGTAATGGGCCTTGACGGTGTGAAGAAGCGCATCAAGGAACTTCAGGACATGCTACGTGACACCAAGAACCCGCTTGATAAGAGTCAGCGCGGGGAGGTAGAGAAACTCGTCGGCTCCTACAAGAAATATGAAAAAGTGCTGCGAAAGAGCGATGCGAGTTTCGAGAACCTATGGGGCAACACGAAAGGTGTCGCCGGCGGTATCTCATCGATGACCAATGCCCTTGAAGGTGGCCGTAATGCGTGGGAGACACTCGCGGGTGTGGTAGATGGTGCAATACAGATCTTCCAGGGCATTGCAGGCGTAGTAGACCTTATCAAGGCCATGACAGTTACGACACAGATGAGTTCGGCAGCCAGTCAAGTGAAAACTGCTGCAACAACCAGCGAAACCGCAGCGACAGCAACACACACTGCTGCCACGGCTGCTGATACGGCTGCGACAATTACCAACACTGCTGCTAAAAGTGGTGAAGCCATTGCCAGTGCTACAGCCAGCGGTGCAAGCATGCCTTTCCCTTATAACCTCATTGCCATTGCCGCAGGTGTGGCCGCTGTCGTTGCTGCCCTGGCATCCGTCAGCGGTGCCTTTGCAAATGGTGGCATTGTGGGCGGCTCCTCACCAAGCGGCGACAAATTGCTGGCTCGTGTGAACTCGGGCGAAATGATACTCAACGGGGCGCAGCAGAGTCGCCTCTTTAACTTCATCAACGGTGTTACACCGTTTGCCGACGGTGGCATCGTTTACGGACCAACACTCTCGATCATGGGCGAATATGCCGGGGCACGGTCAAACCCGGAGGTAATTGCACCGCTGAATAAGCTGAAATCGCTCATCGGCGGTGAAAGCAACGGTGGCGGACGATTGGAGGCCAGGCTGCGTGGCCGTGACCTCGTTCTGGCACTGGCCAACGAGACACGTATCAGCAGACGGAAGACAAATATCAAACTGTAA
- a CDS encoding tail fiber domain-containing protein, whose translation MIDIKMFARKRAEGTGRGGSTTPWTQSDDVRHALSADKATFAEQADKALQANDAARAAYADKARALAEDSPAYDEFLRKDKEDTAKELINFLKGVTIGDIKISYDEKSGALSLTRVSDTRKAAGLYATGGLTAFGAGAVQGGGGSGMSYERLDRWSDYTTAKAAAVLSAFLGNDLNERLKKVEGGALTSVDWSIIRNKPNEFNPAAHSHTFASLLNKPTTLQGYGITDAASISHTHAFSQLRDKPTTVDGYGIIDTFKTHREVNFAPDEAGYYAVMTTKSGIGDDWRHIISMDWSKNDSVNWISQLALPTQRNESVYYRKNEADGKQIKDAKWIKIWDEKNLTKLSQLTDDVVTGKYLSLAGGTMQNTSMIHNLNSEFVGGKHYSKILTSDGKVTQLSLDVSTEGGAGGGYRCISKSKKVYPWSINKLIFAMISRHKGVGFITLLFRVNSTLSSFDADIRATGSFNDIVNALQFYYNVNTGIFSIWAPFNDFDYTKFITVLEESNITLNGDNNYYPQLPSDVGTLLKCEVNSATKLEQTRKIWGQDFDGTGNVTGELSSVTNINNLLHLAGNNVGIGTNTPVYKLDVNGNMRISDELFVNSFLYLANNKGLCLKDKEGGNQRALFISSSNTVYFGCNDRPLYTLFEGDELQFNVYNKGWQNALVISRDRTAIFTGNVLAQGGVTAYTTSDRRLKANIKQVDSMRIIRSLGGTWQFDYKDTGEHSIGFIAQSVKGSVLRNMVYTDAKGYLKLNYLDTRLIALALGAAVQVDDKVERLKKRIKVLETEIEKLKGN comes from the coding sequence ATGATTGATATCAAGATGTTTGCCCGAAAGCGGGCTGAGGGAACCGGCAGGGGTGGCAGCACTACGCCCTGGACACAGAGTGACGACGTGCGGCATGCACTGTCGGCAGACAAGGCTACGTTTGCAGAACAGGCAGACAAGGCACTGCAGGCAAACGATGCAGCCCGGGCCGCCTATGCCGATAAAGCGCGGGCCTTGGCAGAGGACAGCCCTGCATACGATGAGTTCCTGCGCAAGGATAAGGAAGATACAGCCAAGGAGTTGATAAATTTCCTCAAGGGTGTCACTATCGGCGATATTAAAATCAGCTATGATGAGAAAAGCGGCGCACTTTCACTGACACGTGTTTCGGATACAAGAAAGGCTGCGGGGCTGTATGCAACAGGTGGATTGACGGCATTCGGTGCAGGCGCCGTGCAAGGTGGCGGAGGTAGCGGTATGTCGTATGAGCGCCTGGATCGTTGGAGCGACTACACTACTGCAAAGGCAGCAGCCGTCCTCTCTGCGTTCCTCGGTAACGACCTTAACGAGCGATTAAAGAAAGTTGAGGGTGGCGCATTGACCTCGGTGGACTGGTCAATTATCAGGAACAAACCGAATGAGTTCAATCCTGCAGCACATTCGCACACTTTTGCTTCTCTGTTGAATAAGCCTACGACTCTGCAGGGGTACGGCATCACCGACGCTGCAAGCATATCACACACGCACGCTTTCTCGCAGCTGCGAGATAAGCCTACAACCGTTGACGGCTATGGTATTATCGATACATTCAAGACGCACAGAGAAGTCAATTTCGCACCAGACGAGGCTGGCTATTATGCTGTGATGACTACAAAGAGCGGAATTGGCGATGATTGGCGACATATCATTTCGATGGACTGGTCTAAAAATGACAGCGTGAACTGGATTAGTCAACTCGCACTCCCTACGCAGCGAAATGAAAGCGTATATTATCGCAAGAATGAAGCTGACGGTAAGCAAATCAAAGATGCAAAATGGATAAAAATTTGGGATGAAAAGAACCTGACGAAGCTCTCACAGTTGACCGATGATGTTGTGACGGGTAAGTACTTATCTCTTGCCGGTGGAACAATGCAGAACACGAGCATGATCCATAACCTGAATTCTGAATTTGTAGGAGGTAAGCATTACTCAAAAATTCTGACTTCGGACGGGAAAGTCACACAGCTAAGTTTAGATGTCAGTACAGAAGGTGGTGCCGGAGGTGGCTATCGGTGTATTTCAAAATCAAAAAAAGTATATCCGTGGTCAATCAACAAACTTATTTTTGCGATGATATCGCGTCACAAAGGGGTTGGATTTATAACGCTTCTTTTTCGTGTAAATTCTACTTTATCATCCTTTGATGCTGATATACGTGCAACGGGCAGCTTTAATGACATAGTAAATGCTTTGCAGTTTTATTACAATGTAAATACGGGAATATTCTCAATTTGGGCCCCTTTCAATGATTTTGATTACACAAAATTCATCACGGTATTAGAAGAGAGCAATATCACCTTGAATGGTGACAACAACTATTATCCGCAACTGCCTTCTGATGTCGGGACGCTGCTTAAATGTGAAGTTAACAGTGCAACAAAACTTGAGCAAACTCGCAAGATTTGGGGGCAGGATTTCGACGGTACAGGCAATGTCACAGGGGAGTTAAGCAGCGTGACGAATATCAATAATCTGTTGCATTTAGCAGGAAACAACGTTGGTATTGGTACAAATACTCCTGTTTACAAACTTGACGTAAACGGCAATATGCGGATATCTGATGAGCTGTTTGTGAACAGCTTTCTCTACCTTGCAAATAACAAGGGTCTGTGCCTGAAAGATAAGGAGGGAGGCAATCAGCGAGCCTTGTTCATATCCTCTTCTAACACTGTTTATTTCGGTTGCAACGACCGACCACTTTACACGCTTTTTGAGGGTGATGAATTACAATTTAACGTGTACAACAAAGGCTGGCAGAACGCACTCGTTATCAGCAGGGACAGAACTGCAATTTTTACAGGTAATGTATTAGCGCAGGGTGGCGTAACAGCTTACACCACGTCAGATAGGCGTTTGAAAGCGAATATCAAGCAGGTTGATAGTATGCGGATAATTCGCTCGCTCGGTGGAACCTGGCAGTTCGATTACAAGGACACGGGTGAGCACAGTATAGGATTTATTGCGCAGAGCGTGAAAGGAAGCGTTCTAAGGAACATGGTTTACACAGATGCAAAAGGCTATCTGAAGCTGAACTACCTCGACACGCGACTTATTGCACTCGCATTAGGTGCAGCCGTGCAGGTGGACGATAAGGTCGAGCGGTTAAAGAAGCGGATAAAAGTGCTTGAAACAGAAATTGAAAAATTGAAAGGAAACTGA
- a CDS encoding DNA adenine methylase encodes MKKQYLSAPLPFQGQKRMFAKEYIKVLQQFPDNTTFVDLFGGSGLLSHIAKHQKPNSTVVYNDFDGYRLRLEHIPQTNALLSRLRSILCDYPRKKAIAGAMRRSVLSCIHEYEHTFGYVDYITLSGSLLFSMKYATCYEELSKETLYNRIKATDYPLADTYLDGLTVTSCDYRQLFEQYKNIPDVVFLVDPPYLSTDSKTYKMYWKLSDYLDILTILAGHRFIYFTSNKSSITELCEWIGKNKLIGNPFENCHRREFNAHMNYNASYTDIMLYKNTVQIPFER; translated from the coding sequence ATGAAGAAACAATATCTTTCAGCGCCGCTTCCATTTCAGGGACAGAAGCGGATGTTCGCCAAAGAGTACATCAAAGTACTCCAACAGTTCCCTGACAATACGACCTTCGTGGATCTTTTCGGTGGCAGCGGTTTGTTGTCACATATCGCCAAGCATCAGAAGCCGAACTCCACCGTAGTCTATAATGACTTCGACGGTTATAGGCTGCGATTAGAGCACATTCCACAGACCAACGCATTGCTCTCCAGGCTGCGCAGCATTCTGTGCGATTATCCAAGAAAGAAAGCCATTGCAGGCGCCATGCGTAGGAGCGTCCTTTCCTGCATACACGAGTATGAGCACACTTTCGGTTATGTCGATTATATCACTCTGTCAGGCTCGCTCCTGTTTTCGATGAAATACGCTACCTGCTATGAAGAGTTGTCGAAAGAAACGTTATATAACAGAATAAAAGCCACCGATTACCCACTTGCCGATACCTACCTTGACGGCCTGACCGTTACCTCATGTGATTATCGTCAGCTGTTCGAGCAGTACAAGAATATACCCGATGTGGTGTTCCTCGTTGACCCTCCATATTTGAGCACAGACAGCAAAACATACAAAATGTATTGGAAACTGTCTGATTACCTTGATATACTAACCATCCTTGCTGGTCATCGTTTCATCTACTTCACTTCAAACAAATCCTCCATAACAGAGCTTTGTGAATGGATAGGTAAAAACAAGCTCATCGGCAACCCCTTTGAGAACTGCCACCGTAGGGAGTTCAATGCCCACATGAACTATAACGCTTCTTATACGGATATCATGCTTTATAAAAATACTGTTCAAATACCATTCGAACGATGA
- a CDS encoding thymidylate synthase → MNKYHEILKRIIVSGKTQHNRKGSIRYLLNEQLSLSPVDLLDIFESHGIARKKLKNELQLFMQGERQVQKYREVGINWWDYCGSVLVNSYPTYFEKLPPLIAKINREKRNSKNYVLFLGETNAESNQAPCLSLVQFQIDDGELVLSAYQRSSDANLGLPADIYHLYLMSRQIDLPLKNITLNLGNVHIYENNLERTRLLLDGDETVRFELNV, encoded by the coding sequence ATGAACAAATATCACGAAATATTGAAGCGGATCATAGTTTCAGGGAAGACACAACATAACAGAAAAGGCAGTATCCGCTACCTGCTCAACGAGCAGCTGTCATTATCTCCAGTCGACCTGCTCGACATATTCGAGAGCCACGGCATAGCAAGAAAGAAATTAAAAAATGAGCTGCAGCTGTTCATGCAAGGCGAGCGTCAGGTGCAAAAATATCGTGAGGTTGGAATAAACTGGTGGGACTATTGCGGAAGCGTGCTGGTGAACAGTTATCCGACCTACTTTGAGAAACTGCCACCGCTGATAGCGAAAATAAATCGTGAGAAACGTAACAGCAAGAATTATGTGCTATTCCTTGGTGAAACCAATGCGGAGAGTAATCAGGCTCCTTGCCTTAGCCTTGTGCAGTTCCAGATAGATGATGGAGAATTGGTGTTGTCGGCCTACCAAAGGAGCAGCGATGCTAATTTAGGGTTACCTGCAGATATATACCACCTTTACCTCATGTCGCGACAGATAGACCTGCCGCTGAAAAACATAACGCTGAACCTCGGAAACGTGCACATATACGAGAATAACTTGGAGCGCACGAGGTTGCTGCTTGATGGTGATGAGACGGTGAGGTTTGAACTCAATGTTTGA
- a CDS encoding DUF349 domain-containing protein, with product MMDSQENTLKEGTISDEQLAKETPVEVENAAKAPAEPNNYKSKAEVIERLKEIVGNEENPTKDELDHLKTSFYKLHIAEREAQQKAYLEAGGDPEKYVLIPDEDEEVFKAEMSVIKERRAKLFLQQEAEKQENLQKKLDIIEKIKNMATSPEEANKNYNEFKELQQHWKEIKNVPADKANELWRNYQLYVEQFYDQLNLNREAREYDFKKNLSIKTHLCEAAEKLAEETDVISAFHQLQELHQQYRETGPVAKELREEIWTRFKAASTVINKRHQQHFDELRAKEEDNLARKTTLCEQVEAIAKGEYKGASEWEKKTKEIINIQAEWKKIGFAPQKMNVKIFERFRAACDDFFAQKAVFFKEMKQRFSENVAKKQALVEQAEALMESTDWKVTTDKMIALQKEWKTIGTVPKKLGDELWSKFLTACNKFFEARNEANAGTRNEERSNLDKKKAIISQLKELAEGAVDDLQEKVQALVDEYSKVGHVPYKEKDKLYQQYHEVLDKLYKDLHITAAKRRLDNFKNNLKNVAKRGEEALDNERARLMRRYEGLKQEINTYENNLGFLNASSKKGNSLIDEMNHKVQRLKDDLELVKQKIKTIDAENK from the coding sequence ATGATGGACTCTCAAGAAAACACCCTCAAAGAGGGAACAATAAGTGATGAGCAGCTGGCAAAGGAGACGCCGGTTGAAGTAGAAAATGCAGCAAAAGCCCCTGCCGAACCCAACAACTACAAGAGCAAGGCAGAGGTTATTGAACGACTGAAGGAAATCGTTGGCAATGAGGAAAACCCCACAAAAGACGAACTCGACCATCTAAAGACTTCATTCTATAAGCTGCATATCGCTGAGCGTGAAGCACAACAGAAAGCTTATCTTGAGGCTGGAGGCGACCCCGAAAAATATGTCTTGATCCCTGATGAAGACGAAGAGGTGTTCAAGGCAGAGATGAGTGTCATCAAAGAACGTAGGGCAAAACTCTTCCTGCAGCAGGAAGCAGAGAAACAAGAGAACCTGCAAAAGAAGCTTGACATCATTGAAAAGATTAAGAATATGGCTACTTCGCCTGAAGAAGCCAATAAGAATTATAACGAATTCAAAGAGCTGCAACAGCATTGGAAAGAGATAAAGAACGTGCCTGCAGACAAGGCAAACGAGCTGTGGCGCAACTATCAGCTCTACGTGGAGCAGTTTTATGACCAGCTTAATCTCAATCGTGAAGCCCGCGAATACGACTTCAAGAAGAACTTGAGCATAAAGACGCATCTGTGCGAGGCAGCAGAAAAGCTGGCCGAAGAGACCGATGTAATCAGTGCTTTCCATCAGTTGCAGGAACTGCATCAGCAATATCGCGAGACAGGGCCTGTGGCTAAAGAACTTAGAGAGGAGATTTGGACACGATTTAAAGCGGCATCTACGGTTATCAATAAACGCCACCAACAGCACTTCGACGAACTGCGCGCGAAAGAAGAAGACAACCTTGCACGGAAAACTACACTCTGCGAACAAGTAGAAGCCATTGCCAAAGGTGAATATAAAGGTGCGAGTGAATGGGAAAAGAAAACCAAGGAGATTATCAATATCCAGGCTGAATGGAAGAAGATTGGGTTTGCTCCGCAGAAGATGAACGTCAAGATATTCGAGCGTTTCCGTGCTGCCTGCGATGATTTCTTTGCACAAAAAGCCGTATTCTTCAAGGAAATGAAGCAGCGCTTCAGTGAGAATGTAGCTAAAAAGCAGGCACTTGTAGAGCAGGCTGAGGCCCTAATGGAGAGTACCGACTGGAAAGTAACGACAGATAAAATGATTGCTTTGCAGAAAGAATGGAAGACTATTGGAACTGTTCCCAAGAAACTTGGCGATGAATTGTGGAGTAAATTCCTCACCGCCTGCAACAAATTCTTTGAAGCCCGCAATGAAGCGAATGCAGGAACTCGCAATGAAGAGCGCTCCAATCTTGACAAAAAGAAAGCTATCATAAGCCAACTCAAGGAACTTGCAGAGGGAGCTGTCGATGATTTACAGGAGAAAGTACAGGCTTTGGTAGATGAATACAGTAAAGTTGGGCATGTTCCTTACAAAGAGAAAGATAAGCTTTACCAACAATATCACGAAGTACTTGACAAGCTTTATAAGGATCTTCACATCACTGCAGCCAAGAGAAGACTGGATAACTTCAAGAATAATCTGAAGAATGTAGCTAAGCGTGGCGAGGAAGCTCTTGACAATGAGCGTGCCCGTCTGATGCGCCGTTATGAGGGATTGAAACAAGAAATCAACACCTATGAGAATAATCTTGGCTTCCTGAATGCAAGCAGTAAGAAAGGAAATAGCCTCATTGACGAGATGAACCACAAGGTACAGAGACTCAAAGACGATTTGGAATTGGTCAAACAGAAGATTAAAACAATAGACGCAGAGAATAAATAA